In Aerosakkonema funiforme FACHB-1375, a genomic segment contains:
- a CDS encoding metal ABC transporter ATP-binding protein — MLEVQNLAVRYQRVCAVNSVSFTVAPGQLVGVIGPNGAGKSTMIKGMLGLIATCSGVVKFRSRPLKQQLKQVAYIPQRSQIDWDYPITVWNAVMMARTVHTGWFKEPNRQSQEIVKAALARVGMWELHQRQIGELSGGQQQRVFLARALAQQAELLFFDEPFTGIDKKTEEIVFEIFSELKAQNKTLLVIGHDLGENLSYYDRFLLMNKHLIADGSRAEVLTAANLQKAYGQLTMMSKFHVEFSN; from the coding sequence ATGCTGGAAGTCCAAAACTTAGCCGTCCGTTACCAAAGAGTTTGCGCTGTCAACAGCGTCAGCTTCACCGTTGCGCCGGGACAATTAGTCGGTGTGATTGGCCCTAACGGTGCGGGTAAAAGTACAATGATTAAAGGGATGCTGGGGCTTATTGCTACTTGCAGCGGAGTGGTAAAGTTTCGTTCCCGTCCGCTGAAGCAGCAATTAAAACAAGTGGCTTATATACCGCAGCGATCGCAAATCGATTGGGATTATCCTATAACAGTTTGGAACGCGGTGATGATGGCTCGCACCGTACATACTGGCTGGTTTAAAGAACCCAACCGTCAATCGCAAGAAATTGTTAAAGCTGCGCTTGCACGGGTGGGAATGTGGGAATTGCATCAGCGTCAAATCGGGGAACTTTCTGGCGGACAGCAACAGCGAGTATTTTTAGCACGCGCACTGGCGCAGCAAGCGGAATTGTTATTTTTTGACGAGCCTTTTACTGGCATTGATAAAAAAACAGAAGAAATAGTTTTTGAGATTTTTTCCGAACTCAAAGCCCAAAATAAAACTTTGTTGGTTATCGGTCACGACTTGGGAGAAAATTTGAGCTATTACGACCGTTTTTTATTAATGAACAAACATTTAATTGCTGACGGATCGAGGGCAGAAGTATTAACTGCTGCCAATCTTCAAAAAGCTTACGGGCAATTGACAATGATGAGTAAATTTCATGTGGAATTTTCTAATTGA
- a CDS encoding metal ABC transporter permease, which translates to MWNFLIEPLSFEFMRHALAIAILLGILCSVVGSFLIVQQMGMMGDAIAHSVLPGLSIAFFLGIDISIGAFIAGTLSALLVAWIRSQSRIKVDVAMALVLSSFLALGVTLIKILKTNKLDLHNILFGDILGVTITDVWHTLAIAVTILVLVKLFYKELLFYTFDPLGAQASGLAVTWIYLGLIAAITLTVIASMQTVGVLLIISLLIGPGISGYLLVKELHLMMGVGAVIGIIASISGMYLSYYWDIPSGPAIVLVVFGLFLLTLLFSPSQGILTRRSVANRSAKIIQQLNYLKRR; encoded by the coding sequence ATGTGGAATTTTCTAATTGAACCGCTGAGTTTTGAATTTATGCGTCACGCCCTGGCTATTGCCATCTTGCTGGGAATCCTTTGCTCAGTGGTGGGCAGTTTCTTGATTGTACAACAGATGGGAATGATGGGAGATGCGATCGCCCATTCTGTTTTACCGGGATTGTCGATCGCATTTTTCCTGGGAATAGATATTTCGATCGGTGCGTTTATTGCGGGGACGCTAAGTGCATTACTTGTGGCTTGGATTCGATCGCAATCTCGCATCAAAGTCGATGTAGCTATGGCATTAGTTTTATCCAGCTTTTTAGCTTTAGGAGTCACCCTCATCAAAATATTAAAAACGAACAAATTAGACCTGCACAATATTCTCTTTGGAGATATATTAGGCGTAACAATTACAGATGTTTGGCATACCCTAGCGATCGCCGTCACTATTTTAGTATTAGTCAAACTCTTTTACAAAGAACTGCTTTTTTACACTTTCGACCCGTTGGGGGCGCAAGCTAGCGGTTTAGCCGTGACTTGGATTTATTTAGGCTTAATTGCCGCCATTACATTGACTGTAATTGCCAGTATGCAAACGGTGGGCGTACTTTTGATTATTTCCCTACTAATTGGCCCAGGTATTAGCGGTTATTTATTAGTGAAAGAATTGCACCTGATGATGGGAGTAGGTGCCGTTATCGGGATAATTGCCAGCATTAGCGGGATGTACCTTAGCTACTACTGGGATATTCCCTCTGGGCCAGCAATTGTGTTAGTAGTTTTCGGATTATTTTTACTAACACTATTGTTTAGCCCTTCTCAAGGCATTTTGACTCGACGG